The following are encoded in a window of Chlamydiales bacterium STE3 genomic DNA:
- a CDS encoding Uncharacterized protein (Product derived from UniProtKB/Trembl:F8L0C3), producing MQSRTKEEKFLIAAYEAALVFGDFTHEVNRYTVGQQIGLHPRGIDTICNQLAQANFIKKRGKEEISVTQNGLSLINQIVGE from the coding sequence ATGCAATCTAGAACTAAAGAAGAAAAATTTCTCATCGCAGCCTATGAGGCAGCCCTTGTTTTTGGTGATTTTACGCATGAAGTTAACCGCTATACAGTGGGACAACAAATTGGCCTACATCCAAGAGGGATAGACACGATTTGCAATCAATTGGCTCAGGCGAATTTTATTAAGAAACGCGGTAAAGAAGAGATAAGCGTTACACAAAATGGCCTGTCGCTTATCAACCAGATAGTAGGGGAGTAA
- a CDS encoding Cysteine--tRNA ligase (Product derived from UniProtKB/Swiss-Prot:Q6MBU0;Gene name derived from UniProtKB/Swiss-Prot:Q6MBU0;EC number derived from UniProtKB/Swiss-Prot:Q6MBU0): MDKYPKPLPITLFNTASREKEAFTPLLGNQVKMYTCGPTVYNFAHIGNFRAYVFEDLLRRTLKFFGYHVTQVMNLTDVDDKTIKGAIANKVSLNDYTKTYKEAFFNDLKRLHIEPAEHYPAATDYIPEMIEMIQGLIDKKVAYQGGDGSVYFAIKEFPRYGCLSHLHLEDLQAGASERVAADEYEKESIADFVLWKAYDPERDGEIFWESPFGRGRPGWHLECSTMAMRILGDTIDIHVGGIDNMFPHHENEIAQSEAYSGKCFVKLWMHCDHLIVDGKKMSKSLGNVYNLNDLIAKGYSGVHVRYMLLQTHYKTQLNFTLPGLDAVKNSLQRLQDFIFRLQKTNSDVLGGFVQPVLEKARKDFITALADDLNISRALASLFDVVREVNILCDQNKVSNRDAEQVLDLLKQFDEVLGILSFEQNNIEIPQEVQALFAQRLQARKEKNFSLSDALRDQIMASGYIIEDAPTGARLRKK; encoded by the coding sequence ATGGATAAATACCCAAAGCCTCTTCCGATTACCTTATTTAATACGGCCTCTCGTGAAAAAGAGGCTTTTACACCTTTGCTGGGAAACCAAGTGAAAATGTACACGTGCGGGCCAACCGTGTATAACTTTGCCCATATCGGAAATTTTAGAGCGTATGTTTTTGAAGATTTGCTCAGAAGAACTTTAAAGTTTTTTGGCTACCATGTCACCCAAGTGATGAATTTAACGGATGTGGATGACAAAACGATTAAGGGGGCGATTGCTAATAAGGTCTCTTTAAACGATTACACGAAGACCTATAAAGAGGCCTTTTTCAATGATCTAAAAAGATTGCATATTGAGCCTGCTGAGCATTATCCCGCAGCAACCGATTATATCCCCGAAATGATTGAAATGATTCAAGGCCTGATTGATAAAAAGGTTGCTTACCAAGGCGGTGATGGGAGTGTCTATTTTGCCATAAAAGAATTTCCGCGTTATGGCTGCCTTTCTCATTTGCATCTGGAAGATCTTCAGGCCGGTGCTTCTGAAAGGGTGGCAGCCGATGAATATGAAAAAGAATCTATTGCAGACTTTGTTCTTTGGAAAGCCTACGATCCCGAGCGTGATGGAGAAATTTTCTGGGAAAGCCCTTTCGGTAGGGGCCGGCCTGGATGGCATTTAGAGTGCTCTACTATGGCGATGCGCATTTTAGGGGATACGATCGATATTCATGTAGGAGGAATTGACAATATGTTTCCTCACCATGAAAATGAAATTGCCCAATCTGAAGCTTATTCTGGTAAGTGCTTTGTAAAATTATGGATGCATTGTGATCATCTGATTGTCGATGGCAAAAAGATGTCAAAGAGTTTAGGCAATGTTTACAACCTCAACGATCTAATTGCGAAAGGATATAGCGGTGTTCATGTTCGCTATATGCTTTTACAAACTCACTATAAAACACAGCTGAATTTTACTTTGCCAGGACTGGACGCTGTGAAGAACTCTTTACAACGGCTGCAGGATTTTATCTTCAGATTACAAAAAACTAACAGTGACGTTCTTGGAGGCTTTGTCCAACCTGTCTTAGAAAAGGCAAGAAAAGATTTTATTACAGCGCTTGCTGATGATCTTAACATTTCCCGTGCCCTAGCCTCCCTTTTTGATGTTGTGCGCGAAGTCAATATTTTGTGCGATCAAAATAAAGTCAGTAACCGAGATGCGGAGCAGGTTCTCGATCTTTTAAAGCAGTTTGATGAGGTTTTAGGAATCCTCTCTTTTGAACAGAATAATATAGAGATTCCTCAGGAAGTGCAGGCTCTTTTTGCTCAGCGATTGCAAGCACGCAAAGAAAAGAACTTCTCTTTGTCTGATGCGTTAAGAGATCAAATTATGGCTTCTGGCTACATTATAGAAGATGCTCCAACTGGAGCACGTTTAAGAAAAAAATAG
- a CDS encoding Bifunctional protein aas (Product derived from UniProtKB/Trembl:F8L0C5;Gene name derived from UniProtKB/Trembl:F8L0C5;EC number derived from UniProtKB/Trembl:F8L0C5), whose product MLRSITIFLIAFVIRLALWFRYKIKVKGLENLNSDSLNRPGGILFLPNHPTIFVDPCAVTLAILSKFRIRPMIIEYMYYYPLVNRVMRFMNALPIPDFDVSSNSLKRKKSEKVISSVIEGLRNKENFLIYPAGRVKVSAHESIGGASGVHRILSESPDANVVLVRTKGLWGSKFSRAQSVAKPLMFPTIWWGVKQVLKNLIFFMPRREVIVELVPAPKDFPYQASRLELNQYLEKWYNLPDGLTPQIGSHPGDSLVLVPYSFWNKDVPIIHALQQEQQARKEDISKIPKSIQEKIVAKIALMTDRIPSSITPELSISNDLGLDSLDTAELAVYLHEQFDIPSVPVNELTSVGRVMGIASKQIVCKEPLKEEISDLSKWYKPIPHKKREMAEGETIPEVFLNISKKLENQMICGDERLGLLTYKDLRLRSIVLANHLKKLPGEHVGVLLPASVAAIVCILACQLAGKVPVMINWTVGPRHLETVVKLSGVQTVLSSWSFIDKLEGVDLSPIEDSLVLLEDIRREIGFMDKLKAFLLSKRSTKAILNKLNPKGANPDSEAVLLFTSGTESMPKGVPLTHRNIVENQRAALQDIDLYSDDIVFGILPPFHTFGFSISCILPILSGIKVAFYPDPTDGKGLAQSFEKWRVTIMCGAPTFIKGLLKVATSEQLKTMRLCVTGAEKAPPELFEMLKKVGKADTVLEGYGITECSPILTMNRVDRKKKGVGQALHNVELCVVNPESHEILPPNHQGLILARGPNVFHAYLNPGIEPPFMEVDGKSWYRTGDLGELDDEGFLTISGRMKRFIKIGPEMVSLSAIEDALLQVAPQKGWPTSQEGPTMAICAKEQEGEKPKIFLFTKFPLTADEANKALKDTGYSNLIRVSAVQQVEDIPLMGTGKVNYRALESRYMN is encoded by the coding sequence ATGTTAAGAAGCATAACCATCTTTCTTATTGCCTTTGTGATTAGGCTTGCGCTCTGGTTTCGTTATAAAATCAAAGTGAAAGGCTTAGAAAATCTCAATTCAGATTCCTTAAATCGTCCAGGGGGGATTCTTTTCTTGCCCAATCACCCTACAATTTTCGTAGATCCCTGCGCTGTAACCCTTGCGATTTTATCAAAATTCCGTATCCGGCCGATGATTATTGAGTACATGTACTATTACCCTCTCGTCAATCGTGTGATGCGCTTTATGAACGCTCTTCCCATTCCCGACTTTGACGTTTCTAGCAATAGCTTAAAAAGAAAAAAAAGTGAAAAGGTGATCAGCAGTGTGATTGAAGGGTTGCGTAATAAAGAAAACTTTTTAATTTACCCTGCTGGGAGAGTTAAGGTTTCTGCTCACGAGTCCATTGGCGGAGCTTCAGGTGTCCACAGAATTCTTAGCGAATCACCCGATGCTAACGTGGTTTTAGTACGGACCAAAGGATTGTGGGGCAGCAAATTTTCAAGGGCCCAATCCGTAGCGAAACCCCTCATGTTTCCCACAATTTGGTGGGGAGTTAAGCAAGTTTTAAAAAATCTGATTTTCTTTATGCCTAGAAGAGAAGTCATTGTAGAACTTGTGCCTGCCCCTAAAGATTTCCCTTACCAAGCCTCTCGTCTTGAGCTAAATCAGTATTTAGAGAAATGGTATAATTTGCCTGATGGATTAACTCCCCAAATCGGGTCTCACCCTGGTGATTCACTCGTGCTTGTGCCATACAGCTTTTGGAATAAAGATGTTCCTATTATTCATGCCTTACAGCAAGAACAGCAGGCGAGAAAAGAAGACATTTCAAAAATTCCAAAGAGTATTCAAGAGAAAATCGTTGCTAAGATTGCTCTCATGACAGACCGTATTCCTTCAAGTATTACGCCTGAATTATCGATTAGCAATGATTTAGGACTAGATTCTCTTGATACGGCAGAGCTTGCAGTTTACCTTCACGAGCAATTTGACATTCCCTCTGTGCCTGTAAATGAGCTCACTTCTGTTGGCAGAGTCATGGGTATTGCTTCCAAGCAAATTGTCTGTAAGGAGCCCTTAAAGGAGGAAATTAGCGATCTTTCTAAATGGTATAAACCTATCCCGCATAAAAAAAGGGAAATGGCTGAAGGTGAGACAATACCAGAAGTTTTCTTGAATATCAGCAAAAAGTTAGAAAATCAAATGATCTGTGGCGATGAAAGGTTGGGATTACTGACTTACAAAGACTTAAGGCTGCGCTCTATCGTGTTGGCGAATCATCTTAAAAAATTGCCTGGGGAACATGTTGGTGTACTGCTTCCAGCAAGTGTTGCGGCAATCGTTTGTATACTAGCTTGCCAGCTTGCAGGTAAAGTTCCTGTAATGATCAACTGGACAGTTGGCCCTCGCCATTTAGAGACAGTTGTTAAGTTGTCCGGTGTACAGACTGTTCTTTCTTCTTGGTCATTCATCGATAAGCTTGAAGGTGTTGATCTTTCTCCGATCGAAGACTCCCTTGTGCTGCTTGAAGATATTAGACGAGAAATTGGCTTCATGGATAAGCTAAAAGCTTTTCTTTTATCGAAGAGAAGTACTAAGGCAATCTTAAATAAGCTCAATCCTAAAGGGGCGAATCCCGACTCTGAAGCAGTGCTGCTATTTACAAGCGGTACAGAAAGTATGCCTAAAGGTGTCCCTTTAACTCATCGTAACATCGTTGAAAACCAAAGAGCGGCATTGCAAGATATCGATCTTTATTCCGATGATATTGTGTTTGGCATTTTGCCGCCTTTTCATACGTTTGGTTTTTCCATAAGTTGTATATTACCCATTCTTTCAGGGATCAAGGTGGCTTTTTATCCTGACCCTACTGATGGCAAAGGCCTCGCGCAAAGCTTTGAAAAATGGCGTGTGACTATTATGTGCGGTGCACCGACCTTCATTAAAGGACTTTTAAAAGTGGCAACGTCTGAGCAATTGAAAACTATGCGTCTTTGTGTCACAGGAGCAGAAAAAGCGCCTCCTGAGCTATTTGAAATGCTCAAAAAAGTTGGCAAAGCTGATACCGTTTTAGAAGGCTATGGTATTACTGAATGCTCTCCGATTTTAACGATGAACCGTGTAGATAGAAAGAAAAAAGGGGTTGGCCAAGCCCTGCATAATGTGGAGTTATGTGTCGTTAATCCAGAATCACATGAAATTTTACCTCCTAATCATCAAGGACTTATTTTAGCTAGGGGGCCAAATGTCTTCCATGCATATTTAAATCCTGGTATAGAACCTCCTTTTATGGAAGTCGATGGTAAAAGCTGGTATCGTACAGGCGATCTTGGTGAACTAGATGATGAAGGGTTTCTAACAATATCCGGCAGAATGAAACGCTTTATCAAAATTGGCCCTGAGATGGTCAGTCTTTCCGCTATTGAAGATGCCCTATTGCAAGTTGCTCCACAAAAAGGATGGCCTACCTCCCAGGAAGGTCCGACAATGGCTATCTGCGCGAAAGAGCAAGAGGGAGAAAAGCCAAAGATTTTTCTTTTCACCAAGTTCCCTCTTACTGCTGATGAAGCCAACAAAGCCCTAAAAGATACTGGCTATAGCAACTTAATAAGAGTATCAGCAGTTCAGCAAGTGGAAGACATTCCTCTTATGGGAACAGGTAAAGTCAACTACCGAGCTCTTGAATCGCGTTATATGAATTAA
- a CDS encoding Adenine deaminase (Product derived from UniProtKB/Swiss-Prot:A6GYI0;Gene name derived from UniProtKB/Swiss-Prot:A6GYI0;EC number derived from UniProtKB/Swiss-Prot:A6GYI0) — MRLMQIFKGNIVDLIHKRIYPGSFEVDKERILNLRETPGEVYDTYIVPGFVDAHVHVESSMLPPSEFARLAVPHGTVAVVSDPHEIANVLGLPGIRYMVENGQRVPFHFYFGAPSCVPATTFETSGAHIGPEEIEMLFLKDNLIYLSEMMNWTGVLKRDPEVMRKLAIARALGKSIDGHAPGLMGHEAQQYIAAGISTDHECFSLQEALDKIHGGMRILIREGSAAKNYAALHPLLKMHPAMVMFCSDDKHPHDLVRGHINDLVKRSIVEHHYDPLQVLSAASLHPIVHYGLGVGLLQEGDSADFIIVDNLQNLKILNTYVKGYCVAEDGISLIARIPTECPNNFSRTKISLQQLELTWSGSSRIRVIEAVESSLITNQLFLPPTIDQNCIVSDTEKDLLKLVVANRYNNTPPAVAFVKGFNLQKGAIASSVAHDSHNIIAVGTNDFDLLQVINALIDTKGGIAVANQDRIEVFQLPIAGLMSDGDGYQIAERYEEFDQKAKELGTFLTAPFMTLSFLSLLVIPKLKLSDKGLFDGENFCFVPLEDS, encoded by the coding sequence TTGAGGCTTATGCAAATCTTTAAGGGTAACATCGTTGACCTAATTCACAAGAGGATTTACCCAGGATCTTTTGAAGTTGATAAAGAACGGATCCTCAACTTAAGAGAAACGCCAGGTGAAGTCTACGATACTTACATTGTTCCTGGATTTGTGGATGCTCATGTTCATGTAGAAAGTTCTATGCTTCCACCTTCAGAGTTTGCACGACTAGCCGTTCCTCATGGGACAGTAGCAGTAGTCTCCGACCCTCACGAAATCGCCAATGTCTTAGGCCTTCCTGGTATACGTTACATGGTTGAAAATGGCCAGAGAGTGCCTTTTCATTTCTATTTTGGAGCCCCCTCCTGTGTCCCAGCCACAACCTTTGAAACTTCCGGAGCACATATAGGCCCTGAAGAGATCGAAATGTTATTTTTAAAAGACAATCTTATCTACCTAAGTGAAATGATGAACTGGACTGGGGTTCTAAAACGCGACCCAGAAGTGATGCGCAAACTTGCCATCGCAAGAGCTTTGGGCAAGTCGATTGATGGCCATGCTCCTGGTTTGATGGGACACGAGGCACAGCAATACATCGCCGCTGGCATCTCCACAGATCATGAATGTTTCAGTCTACAAGAAGCCTTGGATAAAATTCATGGGGGCATGCGCATTCTTATCAGAGAGGGCTCGGCAGCAAAAAACTACGCTGCTTTACATCCGCTACTAAAAATGCATCCTGCTATGGTCATGTTTTGTAGTGACGACAAACATCCTCACGATCTTGTTCGTGGGCACATCAATGATCTCGTTAAGCGCTCTATCGTCGAACATCACTATGATCCTTTGCAAGTGCTTTCCGCAGCAAGTCTACACCCTATTGTCCATTACGGTTTAGGTGTAGGACTGCTACAAGAGGGCGATTCTGCCGATTTTATTATCGTTGATAATTTACAGAATCTGAAGATTTTAAATACCTATGTCAAGGGCTATTGTGTTGCCGAAGACGGAATAAGCCTCATCGCAAGAATCCCTACGGAATGCCCTAACAATTTTTCCCGTACTAAAATCAGTTTACAGCAACTTGAATTGACTTGGTCTGGGAGCTCGAGAATTAGAGTTATCGAAGCTGTCGAGAGTAGCTTGATCACAAATCAGCTATTTTTACCTCCAACTATCGATCAAAATTGTATAGTCTCGGATACGGAAAAAGATCTTTTAAAGCTTGTTGTTGCTAATCGCTATAACAACACTCCGCCCGCTGTGGCCTTCGTGAAGGGTTTTAATTTGCAAAAAGGGGCAATCGCCTCTTCCGTGGCCCATGATTCTCATAACATTATTGCGGTAGGCACAAATGATTTTGATCTCCTACAGGTGATTAATGCCCTGATTGACACTAAAGGAGGGATCGCTGTGGCAAACCAAGACCGCATCGAAGTTTTCCAGCTACCTATTGCTGGCCTGATGAGTGATGGAGACGGGTATCAAATTGCTGAGAGATATGAAGAGTTTGACCAAAAAGCCAAGGAGTTAGGCACCTTCCTTACTGCACCTTTTATGACGTTATCTTTCCTCTCCTTGCTCGTTATTCCAAAATTGAAATTGAGCGACAAAGGGCTCTTCGACGGAGAAAATTTCTGTTTTGTTCCTTTAGAAGATTCGTGA
- a CDS encoding UvrABC system protein B (Product derived from UniProtKB/Swiss-Prot:Q6MEV1;Gene name derived from UniProtKB/Swiss-Prot:Q6MEV1) translates to MRGMFKLKSEFEPQGDQPKAIEALSEGILQGKKSQVLLGITGSGKTFTMANVIQKVQKPTLVIAHNKTLAAQLYQEFKSFFPENAVEYFVSYYDYYQPEAYIARTDTYIEKDLAINDRIDKMRLSATRSLLERDDVLIVASVSCIYGLGSPEYYRGMNLTLAVGDQRRRDDILIHLVEMQYKRNDFDFSRATFRVRGDVLEVFPAYEEEIAIRIEMFGDDIERISEIDPLTGKVRRRLESITIYPSSHHVTPEEVRLQAYETIKAELAERIAFFDKEKRYIETQRIQQRTMYDLEMIKEIGFCKGIENYSRHFSMRHPGDPPPCLIDYFPKNFLTIIDESHQTLPQLRAMYNGDRARKDALVEFGFRLPSAYDNRPLRFEESYARLGQIVYVSATPAEWETKESHGEIVQQVIRPTGLLDPVIELRPAVNQVDDCLEEIRKTVKTGARVLVTTLTKRLSEELTNYLLELDIKAKYLHSDIDTLERMQIIQDLRAGGFDVLVGINLLREGLDLPEVALVAILDADKEGFLRSETSLIQTCGRAARNVNGRVVMYADRKTAAIRSTLEVTEKRRLLQQSYNEKFGITPRTVRREITPLVEEEETDELAAPAKDEFKAMGESHFSVEEIEKKIRFYEKQMKEAAKNMDFEEAAKFRDLMRQFQQMEMKFT, encoded by the coding sequence TTGCGCGGAATGTTTAAATTAAAAAGTGAGTTTGAGCCTCAAGGGGACCAGCCAAAGGCTATTGAAGCTCTATCAGAAGGGATTTTGCAGGGAAAGAAATCGCAGGTTCTTCTTGGGATAACGGGTTCTGGTAAAACATTTACCATGGCTAACGTCATTCAAAAAGTCCAGAAGCCCACACTCGTGATCGCTCATAACAAAACTTTGGCGGCACAGCTCTACCAGGAATTTAAATCCTTTTTTCCTGAAAATGCTGTGGAGTACTTTGTCTCTTACTATGATTATTATCAGCCCGAAGCTTACATTGCCCGTACGGATACCTATATAGAAAAAGATCTGGCGATCAATGATCGTATTGACAAAATGCGTCTCAGTGCTACACGTTCACTTTTAGAAAGAGACGATGTCCTTATCGTAGCTTCGGTTTCTTGTATTTATGGCTTAGGGTCTCCTGAATACTATAGAGGTATGAATTTGACTCTGGCGGTGGGCGATCAGCGTCGCCGTGATGATATCTTGATTCACCTTGTGGAAATGCAGTACAAACGCAATGACTTTGATTTTTCTCGCGCCACCTTTCGAGTACGAGGAGATGTCTTAGAAGTCTTTCCTGCTTATGAAGAAGAGATTGCTATCCGCATCGAAATGTTTGGTGATGACATTGAGCGTATTTCAGAGATTGATCCACTTACCGGGAAAGTGCGCAGACGATTAGAATCGATTACCATTTATCCAAGTTCTCACCACGTAACACCCGAAGAAGTGCGCTTGCAGGCTTATGAAACCATTAAAGCGGAACTTGCTGAGCGAATAGCCTTTTTTGACAAGGAGAAGCGCTACATTGAGACACAACGCATTCAGCAGCGCACAATGTATGATTTGGAGATGATCAAAGAGATCGGTTTTTGTAAGGGGATTGAAAACTATTCACGCCATTTTAGCATGCGCCACCCTGGAGACCCACCTCCTTGCTTAATTGACTACTTCCCTAAAAACTTTCTGACGATCATCGATGAGTCTCACCAAACATTGCCGCAGCTGCGTGCAATGTATAACGGCGATCGTGCCAGAAAAGATGCTTTAGTAGAGTTTGGCTTCCGGCTGCCCTCAGCTTATGATAATCGACCGCTCAGGTTTGAAGAAAGCTATGCGCGATTAGGACAGATTGTCTACGTTTCAGCAACACCTGCTGAATGGGAAACCAAAGAATCCCATGGGGAAATTGTACAACAAGTGATTCGTCCAACAGGCCTTTTGGATCCTGTTATTGAATTAAGGCCCGCTGTCAACCAGGTGGATGACTGCCTTGAGGAAATTCGCAAAACAGTCAAAACGGGTGCGAGGGTTCTTGTCACAACGTTGACAAAAAGGCTTTCTGAGGAATTGACGAATTATCTTTTAGAACTCGATATTAAAGCGAAGTATTTGCATTCAGATATTGATACTTTAGAGCGGATGCAAATTATCCAGGATCTAAGAGCTGGTGGGTTTGATGTTTTGGTTGGTATTAACCTTTTAAGAGAAGGGTTGGATCTGCCTGAGGTAGCTTTGGTAGCGATATTAGATGCTGATAAAGAGGGCTTTTTAAGAAGTGAAACTTCGCTTATACAGACATGTGGCAGAGCAGCACGCAATGTCAATGGGAGGGTTGTGATGTATGCCGATCGCAAGACTGCTGCTATTCGTAGCACCCTTGAAGTCACAGAAAAGCGGCGTCTTTTGCAACAGAGTTATAATGAGAAGTTTGGCATTACACCACGAACTGTAAGAAGAGAAATTACACCTCTTGTTGAAGAGGAGGAGACAGATGAGCTAGCAGCACCTGCTAAAGATGAATTTAAGGCGATGGGCGAGAGCCATTTCTCTGTTGAGGAAATTGAGAAAAAGATTCGCTTTTACGAAAAGCAGATGAAGGAAGCGGCTAAAAACATGGACTTTGAAGAAGCTGCCAAGTTTCGCGATCTGATGCGTCAGTTCCAACAAATGGAAATGAAGTTCACATAA
- a CDS encoding Tryptophan--tRNA ligase (Product derived from UniProtKB/Swiss-Prot:O84589;Gene name derived from UniProtKB/Swiss-Prot:O84589;EC number derived from UniProtKB/Swiss-Prot:O84589), whose protein sequence is MERKRILTGDRPTGLLHLGHYVGSIKNRVALQDQYECFFIISDLHILTTKPAKEDILKVRENIHQMVLDYLACGIDPAKSTIYLQSACPAVYELNLVFEMLISLNRLVGLPSIKEMAKNAHMDPEVVPFGLVGYPVLMSADILMAKANLVPVGKDNEAHIELSRDIARKFNQLYGEVFPQPEVLLSSFPTLAGTDGKGKMSKSANNAIYLSDDEKTVEKKVRSMYTDPQRVHAHIPGTVEGNPVFAYHDIFNENRAEVEELKNRYREGKVGDVEVKGLLASALNHFLAPIREKRKMVEAEKGLVEKIIYEGTQKMIEISNQTAKEMKSAMGLSGTWNKISRVARNV, encoded by the coding sequence ATGGAAAGGAAAAGAATCTTAACAGGCGACAGACCGACAGGCCTTCTACATCTGGGCCATTATGTAGGCTCTATTAAAAATCGCGTAGCCCTGCAGGATCAGTATGAATGTTTTTTTATCATTTCTGACTTGCATATTCTCACAACGAAACCTGCTAAGGAAGATATCTTAAAGGTGCGTGAAAATATTCATCAGATGGTTTTGGATTATTTGGCTTGTGGAATTGATCCCGCTAAATCGACAATCTATTTGCAATCTGCTTGTCCTGCAGTCTACGAGCTTAATCTCGTTTTTGAAATGCTTATTTCTTTGAATCGACTAGTAGGCTTGCCAAGCATTAAAGAAATGGCTAAAAATGCCCACATGGATCCTGAAGTGGTTCCTTTTGGCCTTGTCGGTTATCCTGTATTGATGTCAGCAGACATTCTGATGGCCAAAGCCAACCTTGTTCCTGTAGGCAAAGACAATGAAGCGCATATCGAGCTTAGCCGCGACATTGCCAGAAAGTTTAACCAGCTTTATGGGGAAGTCTTTCCTCAGCCAGAAGTCCTGTTAAGCTCCTTCCCTACTCTTGCAGGTACGGACGGGAAGGGAAAAATGAGCAAATCGGCCAACAATGCGATCTACCTTTCCGATGATGAGAAAACTGTGGAGAAGAAAGTGAGGTCGATGTACACAGACCCGCAACGTGTGCATGCACACATTCCCGGGACTGTTGAAGGGAACCCTGTTTTTGCCTATCACGATATTTTTAACGAGAATAGGGCGGAAGTCGAAGAGCTAAAAAACCGCTATAGAGAGGGTAAGGTAGGTGATGTAGAGGTAAAAGGGTTATTAGCCTCTGCTTTAAACCATTTTTTAGCACCGATTCGCGAAAAAAGAAAGATGGTGGAAGCGGAAAAGGGGTTAGTCGAGAAGATTATTTACGAAGGGACGCAGAAGATGATTGAAATCTCCAATCAAACAGCCAAGGAAATGAAAAGTGCGATGGGACTAAGCGGCACATGGAATAAAATTTCTAGGGTTGCGCGGAATGTTTAA